Proteins encoded within one genomic window of Scheffersomyces stipitis CBS 6054 chromosome 3, complete sequence:
- a CDS encoding predicted protein, with translation MDQLWSILPSYQMYTNTVSKQLNVTEDESIEPPAYQNSSTSSIVSTGSNDSPMTSIMSPPGNATISTRSNSDSTLNGGIIVAEGHSWQETILDNVHTLPNLSETDNKTAQAIEMSIHFTKDIVEVGKEPVEIDPSLCEYAQGDFINGYVTIKSNAKKPIPFEMFYVLFEGNIIISNIQNKEDKKPVRVKKFLEMFDFSASFNDGNINRLITDFYNPFTCPDLVDPSDGSRLSFGPDKLIRPNHSYKRFFTFKIPNNLLDSECNDHNLSTHVELPPSMGTSKYQCFQSETGANRIKDFSMIETSVAYGVLARFIGRKSKYDVDKTFEANNSTKIINATGDEYMILKEKAGLMRLVKKSTRMTENELKMKKLETKIIRQSLYNRIKEKIELGKELLKTIETGDYDGSVDISRKISESELQLAKCKQQYRALPRDVKFPQMQVVENYEVLAPLTKKSFTGGSKIIGTLSLTTPKVTHFIDYISPVKFRCCQEVSQELTDSWRLKVPLDFSVILPSISGIDPKKLPEIKAILVDLAAITVQTEKYPIPFEFDHDAIYNSPQTPNTLEKMSVIDTDNITNNIVKPIQEQSVELYNLIKTLGSDNFKVDLQLINDIKSLCQLREKSINLNVPDLKVVQNGKLVEAEPKSLLAIPWKLDSKINGFKKSFDLEINLASASLKGVKEPVGAKAYDKYCLVPNFQSCYMARMYQIKVMLVLTNNELVRIKIPVVVQK, from the coding sequence ATGGACCAGTTATGGTCCATTCTTCCATCGTACCAAATGTATACGAACACCGTCTCCAAACAATTAAACGTAACCGAAGATGAAAGCATCGAGCCTCCAGCCTACCAGAACTCGTCTACGTCCTCTATTGTTTCTACTGGATCCAACGACTCTCCTATGACATCTATCATGTCCCCTCCTGGAAATGCTActatttctacaagaagCAACAGCGACTCCACCCTTAATGGAGGAATTATTGTTGCCGAAGGCCATTCGTGGCAGGAAACGATTTTGGATAATGTTCATACGTTACCAAATTTGTCCGAGACTGATAACAAGACGGCTCAGGCCATAGAAATGAGCATTCACTTCACCAAGGATATTGTGGAAGTAGGCAAGGAACCTGTAGAAATCGATCCTCTGTTATGCGAATACGCTCAGGGTGACTTTATCAATGGATATGTTACTATAAAATCGAACGCCAAAAAACCCATTCCTTTCGAAATGTTCTATGTACTATTTGAAGGAAACATTATCATCTCTAATATTCAGAACAAAGAGGATAAGAAGCCTGTCAGAGTCAagaaattcttggaaatgtTTGATTTCAGTGCATCTTTCAACGATGGTAATATCAACAGGTTAATAACAGATTTCTATAACCCATTCACGTGTCCCGACTTAGTGGATCCTAGCGATGGATCACGTTTGTCGTTTGGTCCCGATAAGCTTATCAGACCAAATCATAGCTACAagagatttttcactttcaagATTCCCAACAACCTCCTTGACTCAGAATGCAACGATCACAACCTAAGCACCCATGTAGAATTGCCACCTTCTATGGGAACTTCCAAATACCAGTGTTTCCAGTCAGAGACTGGCGCTAATAGGATCAAAGATTTCTCCATGATTGAAACTTCCGTTGCCTATGGAGTTTTAGCCAGATTCATCGGTAGAAAGTCCAAGTATGATGTTGATAAGACATTTGAAGCTAATAATAGCACCAAGATTATAAACGCTACTGGTGACGAGTATATGATTTTAAAGGAAAAAGCTGGTCTCATGCGACTTGTCAAGAAATCCACTAGAATGACAGAAAACGAAttaaagatgaagaagttggaaacaAAGATCATAAGACAGAGTTTATATAACAGAATTAaagaaaaaattgaattggGAAAGGAATTGCTTAAGACCATCGAGACAGGAGACTACGATGGTTCAGTGGACATTTCCAGGAAGATATCAGAAAGTGAATTGCAGTTGGCTAAGTGTAAGCAACAGTATCGTGCTCTTCCTAGAGACGTTAAATTTCCTCAAATGCAAGTGGTGGAGAATTACGAAGTGTTGGCGCctttgacgaagaagtcGTTTACAGGCGGTAGCAAAATCATTGGCACATTGAGTTTGACAACTCCAAAGGTAACTCATTTCATCGACTACATCAGCCCTGTAAAGTTCAGATGTTGTCAAGAAGTGAGCCAAGAACTCACGGACTCATGGCGGTTGAAGGTTCCTCTTGATTTTTCTGTAATTTTGCCTTCCATTAGTGGCATTGACCCAAAGAAATTGCCTGAAATAAAGGCTATTTTAGTGGATTTGGCCGCCATTACAGTTCAAACTGAGAAATATCCAATTCCGTTTGAATTTGACCACGATGCAATCTACAACAGTCCCCAGACCCCAAATACCTTGGAGAAGATGTCAGTAATTGACACTGacaacatcaccaacaacattGTCAAACCAATTCAGGAGCAATCTGTTGAATTATACAACCTCATCAAAACTTTAGGTTCTGACAACTTTAAGGTAGATCTCCAATTAATCAACGATATCAAATCGCTTTGTCAATTACGAGAGAAATCCATTAACTTGAATGTCCCCGACTTGAAGGTTGTacaaaatggaaaactcGTAGAAGCCGAACCGAAGTCTCTCTTAGCAATTCCTTGGAAACTTGACAGCAAGATAAATGGtttcaagaagagtttTGACTTGGAGATCAATTTGGCCTCTGCTTCATTGAAGGGTGTGAAAGAACCAGTCGGTGCCAAGGCTTACGACAAATACTGTTTGGTTCCAAACTTTCAATCTTGCTATATGGCCAGAATGTACCAAATTAAGGTAATGTTGGTGTTGACCAACAACGAACTTGTGAGGATAAAGATTCCAGTCGTGGTTCAGAAATAA
- a CDS encoding predicted protein (go_component cytoplasm~go_function shikimate 5-dehydrogenase activity~go_process aromatic amino acid family biosynthesis, shikimate pathway): MTLSTDVKRSEPLEIKLFGESIQHSRAPLLLNYVFSKLGFNWRYGLLDSSDIPEFERFLYSESCAGAAVTMPNKVRMFDKVNTVDESARVVGAINTIYLRNDNDGNKLYIGTNTDTIGIRDSFLLNAKGIVATSKKLAKPGLVYGGGGACRSAIYALHEYFHCSTIYVVNRFASEVEAVRESMVSAGFQGKIVHIESPESAQAVESPLLIVSTVPDFAPITEEELLARKTIQVFLESKTKGTILEMCYHPKPSTRLFKEFEASGWKVISGIEAMIYQGLAQSELWTGTTLPESSIRETIEYVYKIIEKE; the protein is encoded by the coding sequence ATGACGCTATCCACGGATGTGAAACGGTCCGAACCCTTGGAGATCAAATTATTTGGCGAATCCATCCAGCACTCCAGGGCCCCGTTGCTCCTCAACTACGTCTTCTCCAAGTTGGGCTTCAATTGGAGGTATGGCTTGTTGGACAGCAGTGATATTCCCGAGTTCGAACGGTTCTTGTACTCTGAAAGCTGTGCTGGCGCAGCTGTTACAATGCCCAACAAGGTCAGGATGTTCGATAAGGTGAATACTGTGGACGAATCTGCCAGAGTAGTAGGAGCCATCAATACAATCTACTTGCGAAACGACAACGATGGGAACAAATTATACATTGGTACTAATACAGATACAATAGGCATCAGAGATTCATTCTTACTAAATGCCAAAGGTATTGTGGCCACATCGAAGAAACTAGCAAAACCCGGATTGGTGTatggtggaggaggtgCATGCCGTTCAGCAATATATGCTTTGCACGAATATTTCCACTGCTCCACTATATATGTGGTCAACAGATTTGCTCTGGAAGTGGAAGCGGTACGCGAATCAATGGTTCTGGCAGGTTTCCAAGGTAAAATTGTCCATATAGAGAGCCCAGAACTGGCACAAGCCGTGGAATCGCCATTGCTTATAGTGAGCACCGTTCCggattttgcacccattaCTGAGGAAGAGCTTTTGGCCAGAAAAACAATACAAGTTTTTCTAGAGTCGAAGACGAAAGGCACTATTCTTGAGATGTGCTACCATCCCAAGCCATCCACAAGACTTTTCAAGGAGTTCGAGGCTAGTGGTTGGAAAGTGATTTCAGGCATCGAAGCCATGATCTACCAGGGTCTTGCCCAGCTGGAGTTGTGGACTGGGACCACCCTTCCGGAGAGTAGCATTAGGGAGACAATAGAGTATGTCTACAAGATAATCGAAAAAGAGTAG
- the ATR2 gene encoding MFS family transporter multidrug-resistance type transporter (MFS family transporter multidrug-resistance type transporter (MFS1)) codes for MLAEPNYQDISLSREIGFMVLMCLSQLLTQAAVSQTMISADYIAPTFGVSGSPGEISWFSASFSLTVGTFILISGRLGDMYGYKLLYIVGYIWFAVFSLATGFAGFGSSSVLFNVMRALQGIGPAIMMPNSQALISSFYPNTFRKSICMCLFGAVAPSGFTLGAFFSAIFAQFSWWPWTFWVCGIVSFFVAICAYFVIPNKIGTRSSVSFDFYGSTAGVAGMVLINFAWNQGPVVGWDKPYVYSMLIVGIFCIIGFLFIEKKVKDPLISQEVLKGETGAVLCCIAAGWSTFGIWLFYYFRWSMLVDGDTPILSVTKSLVVIFPGFIAALSTGYLVHRIPSSFILLIAMLAFFTGIVLMGTRPVGQIYWSQKFVSLIIEPFGMDMSFPAACIILSGALPAAQQGMAGSLVSTFVNYSISIGLGIAGTVEYYVTKNMEPSLDTTVYGMRRAFQMGYGLAGLGVLIACSFVYIQLVQRRKEANQESVGKNSLG; via the coding sequence ATGTTGGCCGAACCGAATTACCAGGATATCTCGTTGTCGAGGGAAATCGGGTTCATGGTTCTTATGTGTTTGTCCCAATTACTTACCCAAGCTGCCGTGTCACAAACCATGATTTCCGCTGATTACATTGCACCCACATTTGGAGTTAGTGGTAGCCCAGGTGAAATTTCGTGGTTTTCTGCTTCCTTTTCATTGACCGTGGGGACATTTATTCTTATATCTGGCAGGCTCGGCGACATGTATGGatacaagttgttgtacaTCGTAGGCTACATTTGGTTCGCTGTATTTTCGTTGGCTACCGGGTTTGCCGGATTTGGCTCGTCAAGCGTATTGTTCAACGTCATGAGAGCTTTGCAAGGAATTGGCCCAGCTATCATGATGCCCAACTCCCAAGCTTTGATCAGTAGCTTTTACCCCAACACCTTCAGAAAATCAATCTGTATGTGTTTATTCGGTGCTGTAGCTCCAAGTGGTTTCACTTTAGGTGCCTTCTTCAGTGCCATCTTTGCCCAGTTCTCGTGGTGGCCCTGGACTTTCTGGGTTTGTGGAATTGTCAGTTTCTTTGTTGCCATATGTGCTTACTTCGTTATTCCAAATAAGATCGGGACCAGGTCGAGTGTTTCTTTTGACTTTTATGGTTCTACTGCTGGAGTTGCAGGTATGGTGTTAATTAACTTTGCCTGGAATCAAGGTCCTGTAGTTGGTTGGGACAAGCCATATGTGTATCTGATGTTAATTGTTGGTATCTTCTGTATCATTGGATTCCTCtttattgaaaagaaagtCAAAGATCCATTAATTTCACAGGAAGTATTGAAGGGCGAAACTGGAGCTGTTTTATGTTGTATTGCAGCTGGTTGGTCTACGTTTGGAATCTGGTTGTTCTATTACTTCAGATGGTCAATGCTTGTTGATGGTGACACGCCCATTCTTTCCGTTACTAAGAGTTTAGTTGTTATCTTTCCAGGCTTCATTGCTGCTCTTTCGACTGGATACTTGGTACATAGaataccttcttctttcataTTGCTTATAGCAATGCTTGCCTTTTTCACAGGTATTGTATTGATGGGCACCAGACCTGTTGGTCAGATCTACTGGTCTCAGAAGTTCGTGAGTCTAATTATCGAGCCATTCGGTATGGACATGTCCTTCCCAGCTGCATGTATCATTCTCAGTGGAGCCTTGCCAGCCGCACAACAGGGTATGGCAGGTTCTTTAGTTTCAACATTTGTGAACTATTCCATTTCAATTGGTTTGGGCATAGCTGGAACGGTTGAATATTACGTTACCAAGAATATGGAACCTTCGCTAGATACTACAGTCTACGGCATGCGGCGTGCCTTCCAAATGGGTTATGGTTTGGCCGGACTTGGAGTCTTGATAGCTTGCTCTTTCGTGTACattcaacttgtacaaagaagaaaggaagcAAACCAAGAGAGTGTAGGAAAGAACCTGCTTGGCTGA
- a CDS encoding predicted protein: MSKLSELPKTSSFSSYIEPDGKIASTEVAAKNEDGIINKPRILSSGGFSYSLPELRKEYRFLTANEAALNDLGLDPEQVNDKEFQELVSGEFYLMYKDTFQDKGYPFPYSQAYAGWQFGQFAGQLGDGRVVNLFEVPKAKVQSNNRHKYEVQLKGSGKTPYSRFADGKAVLRSSIREYIISEHLNAIGIPTTRALSLTYLPATYAQRHAAEKCAIVSRFAESWIRLGTFDLYRWRGDRSGIRKLSDYVIDELFTVEGTKFCNFENLLREKSDFFDNTTESLGELTDYDKMYYETIVRNATTTALTQSYGFLNGVLNTDNTSILGLTMDFGPFSIMDKYSPTYTPNSEDHEQRYGYRNTPTAIWWNLTRLGEDLAELIGAGSKLLSDPKFERGEIDKDWEDAIIKRATKIIEIGGDVYQYAFTKKYVETFFARLGISPKIIDYTNIDKHNVELIAPLLEVLYKVKCDYNKFFLILQDQKFDAENYNPDAIADNILAPSYDENDNRYSKKELTDEIKSWLGVYRAHLEESRAIDPTFSRLESKKYNPVFLPRNWILDQVIAHVQDSGAYDLSYLKKLERMSFYPFDSTKWGDDLKELEQSWLLQGDKGEDYSMLQCSCAS; this comes from the coding sequence ATGAGTAAATTATCGGAATTGCCAAAGACTTCGTCTTTTTCAAGCTATATAGAACCAGATGGGAAGATCGCCTCTACGGAAGTAGCTGCGAAGAATGAAGATGGCATTATCAATAAACCAAGAATACTCTCGTCAGGAGGATTTTCCTATTCGTTGCCCGAGTTGAGAAAGGAGTATCGATTCTTGACTGCTAACGAAGCGGCCTTGAAcgatcttggacttgatcCGGAACAAGTCAACGATAAAGAGTTCCAAGAATTAGTCAGCGGAGAATTCTACCTAATGTACAAAGATACGTTTCAAGATAAAGGTTATCCATTTCCATACTCCCAGGCATATGCTGGCTGGCAATTTGGTCAATTCGCTGGACAATTGGGCGACGGAAGAGTGGTGAACCTCTTTGAAGTGCCGAAAGCAAAAGTGCAGTCAAATAATAGGCACAAGTATGAAGTGCAATTGAAGGGCTCTGGTAAGACTCCGTACTCGAGATTTGCTGACGGAAAGGCTGTTCTCAGGTCTTCTATTCGTGAATACATAATCTCTGAGCACTTGAATGCCATTGGAATCCCAACCACCAGAGCTTTGTCGCTCACGTATCTTCCTGCTACTTACGCCCAGAGACATGCTGCCGAGAAATGTGCCATTGTGTCTAGATTCGCTGAGCTGTGGATCAGGTTGGGCACGTTCGATCTTTACAGATGGAGGGGCGATAGAAGTGGTATAAGGAAGTTGAGTGATTATGTCATTGATGAGCTCTTCACTGTAGAGGGTACTAAATTCTGCAACTTTGAAAACCTTCTCAGGGAAAAGTCTGACTTCTTTGATAACACTACCGAATCACTCGGTGAACTAACTGACTACGATAAAATGTATTACGAAACTATAGTGAGAAATGCCACTACCACGGCTCTCACACAATCCTATGGGTTCTTGAATGGAGTCTTGAATACTGATAATACTTCTATTCTTGGCTTGACAATGGACTTTGGTCCTTTCTCTATCATGGACAAGTACAGTCCAACGTACACTCCCAATTCAGAAGACCACGAACAGAGATACGGGTACCGTAATACTCCTACGGCAATCTGGTGGAACTTAACCAGATTAGGTGAAGACTTGGCTGAATTGATAGGTGCCGGTTCCAAATTGTTATCTGATCCTAAATTTGAAAGAGGCGAAATAGATAAGGATTGGGAAGATGCAATTATCAAGAGAGCTACTAAAATAATAGAAATAGGTGGAGATGTATACCAATACGCATTTACCAAGAAGTATGTGGAAACTTTCTTTGCCCGTTTGGGTATATCGCCAAAGATAATAGACTACACAAATATTGATAAGCACAACGTCGAGTTGATTGCACCCTTGCTTGAAGTGCTATACAAAGTCAAATGTGACTACAATAAGTTTTTCTTAATATTGCAGGACCAGAAATTTGATGCTGAGAACTATAACCCCGACGCAATTGCCGATAATATTTTGGCTCCTTCTTATGACGAGAATGATAACAGATACTCTAAAAAGGAATTGACCGATGAAATTAAAAGCTGGTTAGGGGTATACCGTGCACATTTGGAAGAGTCTCGGGCAATAGATCCTACCTTCTCCCGCTTAGAAAGCAAGAAGTATAATCCTGTGTTCTTGCCCCGCAACTGGATTCTCGACCAGGTTATTGCCCATGTTCAAGATTCGGGTGCTTACGACTTGTCctacttgaaaaagttaGAGAGGATGAGTTTCTATCCATTTGATTCCACTAAATGGGGTGATGACTTGAAAGAGTTGGAACAATCATGGTTGCTTCAGGGAGACAAAGGAGAAGATTATTCCATGCTACAATGCAGTTGTGCCAGTTAG
- a CDS encoding predicted protein: protein MLSTLPLQSAHSSHAHSRHIRTRFSSNASCFSNSSAPDLALPTEPESIIPSYNCLVAPGAYLSLPSSRRSSAFSSSDASPDANVNLHLHHMDMESASLAPAPLSPNHAHLQNENQNEVGCEAGFGDFNMYDCADCTAANANLRRRSSFESIVDDINKLYDLTSTFNPISDAITMSVHISSDGEEHHQGSVVTGYMIIENRGAEPIPFEMYYVTLEGSSTVLETRYTKYRKRKQPLHEQRFLEMIDFTGSYNPNLFDSDLFAGSGSVLLPGTTYTTPFWFRIPHQLVESACQHNPSTSHCQLPPSFGIPLGSKTDVNDHAYTDTSISYRVVGRFIGRKQDYGATDSVDDLVTLKSALGYIRVVGQYKTPPNVKNSSMVKPYFDLMSNLRQKVEEGKEMKRIRAKKEQAPPPYLRDEPKTTKMAYSPVYRYNDPSPDYSVYADNSEYVLKLTKRGFAGEKTVGSIGVYAPNTEVVVKYIPPQQFRNSPVNSKDLDTWTLKIPVTLDVQQCGDSKPQIRSIRTELVMMSLRSDECAIPFEIDYDLILGKDRITSRDCDEDRSYKHIIRPMKDVATQLYKLSKEIGTETLQVEKSAAIDLRSVCKLKEKCTVVTVQDVKVDTGSDLFNATNGSKLSTWQSKKTEKSNRQFNLLVNLASTSELKKSKTGGYDEHCLVPTFQSCHFSRLYYVRICLEFSYHNEQYAYIKVPVIVENS from the coding sequence ATGCTACTGACTCTACCTCTTCAGCTGGCTCACTCCAGCCATGCCCACCTGAGACATATACGGACACGTTTCTCATCTAATGCATCGTGTTTCAGCAATTCCAGTGCCCCAGATTTGGCTCTTCCCACTGAACCAGAGTCTATAATCCCTTCCTACAATTGTCTTGTAGCCCCAGGCGCGTATTTATCGTTACCGTCGTCTCGTAGATCATCGGCTTTCTCGAGCTCCGACGCCCTGCCTGATGCCAACGTTAACCTCCATCTCCACCATATGGATATGGAGTCTGCGTCTCTTGCTCCTGCACCATTATCACCAAATCACGCACACTTACAAAATGAGAACCAAAATGAAGTTGGCTGCGAGGCCGGTTTCGGGGATTTCAACATGTATGACTGCGCGGATTGCACTGCTGCGAATGCCAACTTGCGTCGCCGTTCGTCATTTGAATCCATAGTTGATGATATAAACAAATTGTATGACTTGACTAGTACCTTCAATCCCATTTCCGATGCTATCACCATGTCGGTGCATATCAGTTCTGATGGCGAAGAACATCACCAAGGTCTGGTAGTCACGGGGTACATGATAATTGAGAATAGGGGTGCCGAGCCTATTCCCTTCGAAATGTACTACGTCACCTTGGAGGGCTCATCTACCGTACTTGAAACAAGATACACTAAGTACAGGAAGAGAAAGCAGCCTTTGCACGAGCAGAGATTCTTGGAAATGATTGACTTCACTGGCTCCTACAATCCTAACCTCTTTGATTCAGACTTGTTTGCtggttctggatctgtATTGTTGCCAGGCACAACATATACCACTCCCTTTTGGTTCAGAATCCCCCATCAGCTTGTGGAATCAGCCTGCCAGCACAATCCTTCCACTAGCCATTGTCAATTGCCTCCTAGTTTTGGAATCCCGTTAGGATCCAAGACTGACGTCAACGACCACGCCTATACGGACACTTCCATAAGTTACAGAGTAGTTGGCCGTTTTATAGGCAGAAAACAGGACTATGGAGCTACTGATTCAGTCGACGATTTGGTTACCTTAAAACTGGCTCTAGGCTACATTAGAGTAGTGGGCCAGTATAAAACTCCACCCAATGTCAAGAATTCACTGATGGTTAAACCTTATTTCGATTTGATGAGCAATCTTCGTCAGAAAGTCGAAGAAGGCAAGGAAATGAAGCGGATCCGGGCTAAAAAGGAGCAGGCTCCACCTCCATATTTGAGAGACGAGCCTAAGACCACAAAAATGGCGTACAGTCCAGTTTACCGATACAACGACCCTTCTCCCGATTATTCAGTGTATGCTGATAATAGTGAATACGTCTTGAAGCTCACTAAGAGAGGTTTTGCTGGCGAAAAGACTGTTGGATCTATAGGTGTTTATGCTCCCAACACCGAAGTGGTTGTCAAATACATTCCACCTCAACAATTCAGAAATCTGCCTGTCAACTCAAAAGATCTAGACACTTGGACATTGAAGATTCCTGTCACTCTTGACGTCCAACAATGTGGAGACTCCAAACCACAGATCAGATCTATTCGCACCGAGTTGGTGATGATGTCTTTGAGATCTGACGAATGTGCTATTCcttttgaaattgactaCGATTTgattcttggaaaagatagAATTACCAGTCGTGATTGTGACGAAGACCGTTCTTACAAACACATCATCAGGCCCATGAAAGACGTTGCCACCCAATTGTACAAACTCAGCAAGGAGATTGGTACCGAAACTTTGCAGGTGGAGAAGAGTGCAGCCATTGATTTGAGAAGTGTATGTAAATTAAAGGAAAAATGCACCGTTGTGACTGTGCAAGATGTTAAAGTTGACACTGGCAGTGATTTGTTTAACGCCACCAACGGGTCCAAGTTAAGTACGTGGCAGAGCAAGAAAACCGAGAAGTCGAATCGCcagttcaatttgttggtTAACCTTGCATCTACAAGTGAGCTTAAGAAAAGCAAGACTGGAGGCTACGACGAACATTGTTTAGTTCCAACTTTCCAGTCTTGTCACTTTTCCAGACTCTACTATGTGCGGATCTGCTTGGAATTCAGTTACCACAACGAGCAGTACGCTTACATCAAAGTACCAGTTATTGTGGAGAACAGCTAA
- a CDS encoding predicted protein has translation MESYAPGGHSLKDKYKEGGKAKELFSNHDSFLFSKEYLENVLDVSNDMKDRLSNSHKNYVDVQMKKLIEVYGLDTFGNILKTDTEWDDYHGSSGYVLVGGGKYSFLSYLVIRQIRATGAKKPIELFIPSKLEYEKAFCETILPKYNARCNVFDTKLAGNLKKSFNLGGYQYKMLALMSSSFERVMYIDSDNFPTRNMDYLFDSELFNEKGLILWPDAWARTTNPVFYEIAGIKVKENKLRYSTYDKKQAEKEGKPLKPLSEFSFKDSWFHDFEGALPDPTSETGMLLINRTSHLKTLLLALYYNVYGPFYYYPLLTQGSAGEGDKETFIAAATAMQQTYFQTLKQFKWTGYVSQNDNKFTSKALAHYDPIQSQDTSKDDIDIVFMHLSYPKYYPNWLVDNHDLVYRESGDHIRMYESIYENVGYDFDLRVLQFFTQAICPNYYDSQTSKAVDGEDIDMMEEYMGDYLAYVDDDEEHNINRCKDVFIPHLQWLKETTNFLSSSS, from the exons atgGAGAGTTATGCCCCTGGCGGACACTCGTTGAAAGACAAATACAAAGAAGGCGGAAAGGCCAAGGAGTTGTTTTCCAACCACGATTCGTTCTTATTCTCCAAAGAGTACTTGGAAAATGTGTTGGACGTCTCAAACGACATGAAAGACAGATTGCTGAATTCGCACAAGAACTATGTCGACGtacagatgaagaaattgatagaGGTATACGGCTTGGACACATTTGGCAACATTTTGAAAACAGACACCGAGTGGGACGACTACCACGGCAGTTCTGGCTATGTATTGGTAGGAGGTGGAAAGTACAGTTTCTTGTCGTATCTTGTAATCAGACAAATCCGAGCTACTGGAGCTAAGAAACCAATCGAGTTGTTCATTCCAAGTAAGTTAGAATACGAAAAGGCTTTCTGTGAGACGATTTTGCCTAAGTATAATGCCAGATGTAACGTATTCGATACGAAGTTGGCTGGTAACCTCAAGAAATCTTTCAATCTTGGAGGTTACCAGTACAAGATGTTGGCTCTTATGAGCTCCTCCTTCGAAAGGGTAATGTATATTGACTCTGACAACTTCCCTACTAGAAACATGGATTATTTATTCGACTCGGAGTTGTTCAACGAGAAGGGGTTGATCTTGTGGCCCGATGCTTGGGCAAGAACGACTAATCCTGTCTTCTACGAAATAGCCGGAATCAAAGTCAAGGAGAACAAGCTCAGATACTCCACCTACGATAAGAAACAAGCCGAAAAGGAAGGAAAGCCATTAAAGCCATTGTCTGAATTTAGTTTCAAAGACTCATGGTTCCACGATTTCGAGGGAGCACTTCCGGATCCAACTTCGGAAACAGGCATGCTTTTGATTAATAGAACGTCCCATCTCAAGACATTACTCTTGGCCTTATACTACAATGTTTATGGACCATTCTACTACTATCCCTTGTTGACACAGGGTTCTGCAGGAGAAGGTGATAAAGAGACGTTTATTGCGGCAGCCACTGCCATGCAGCAGACATATTTCCAAACATTGAAACAATTCAAATGGACTGGCTATGTTTCACAAAATGATAACAAATTCACTTCGAAGGCTTTGGCGCACTATGATCCCATTCAATCACAGGATACGTCGAAAGATGACATTGATATCGTCTTCATGCATTTGTCGTATCCTAAGTACTATCCTAACTGGCTTGTGGATAACCATGACTTGGTCTATCGTGAAAGTGGCGACCATATTAGAATGTACGAGTCGATCTATGAGAACGTTGGCTACGATTTTGATTTGCGCGTgttacaattcttcactcAGGCTATTTGTCCCAACTACTACGATTCTCAAACATCGAAGGCCGTGGATGGAGAAGATATTGATATGATGGAAGAATACATGGGTGACTACCTAGCTTATGTagacgatgacgaagagcacaacatcaacagatGTAAGGATGTTTTCATTCCTCACTTGCAATGGTTGAAGGAAACCACCAA CTTCCTTTCATCACTGTCGTAA